One genomic window of Coffea eugenioides isolate CCC68of chromosome 1, Ceug_1.0, whole genome shotgun sequence includes the following:
- the LOC113774833 gene encoding protein NRT1/ PTR FAMILY 2.7-like produces MEIDKILHSGDAEDPKSASTSSIPKKGGWITLPFILAMVTGISLAYGGLVSNLIVYLIQEFNVKSISAAKIFNVVNGCVSIFPVAGAIIADSYLGCYSVVWISSLISSLGMLLISLTAAFSKLRPPHCENGSNLCRSPSEFQFAVLYISLALASIGMAGTRFTVGPMGANQFDKPKYQGIFFNWYIFVMYISTAVCSTAIVYIQDNVSWAWGFGICFAGNVIGLVLFLAGSGFYHRIKPHGSPFASLGRVIVAATRKRNLLLSLKSEDYCQDHRNMTFIMPTKFFRFLNRAALKTEGDAELAGSIRKSWRLCTVKEVEDFKSLIKMLPLWSSALLVAVPLVIQLSMVIIQALTMDRHIGAHFKIPAGTMPVFISISTCITIFFLDRLLFPVWEKFTHRPITTLQRVGIGHLLDVLSMAVLALVEAKRLKTVQLHNIEGHDNAVVPMSVFWLVPSLALAGIGEAFHFPGHISFYYQEFPASLKSTSTAVVALSIGIGFYMGNALIDLVRKTTDWLPDNINRGRLDNVYWLITILGGLNFCYFLGCACLYKYQNVENSTDASVNEK; encoded by the exons ATGGAAATCGACAAAATACTGCACTCTGGTGATGCTGAAGATCCTAAGTCTGCTTCAACTTCCAGCATACCCAAGAAAGGCGGCTGGATCACCTTGCCTTTCATCCTAG CGATGGTGACGGGCATATCACTAGCTTATGGAGGACTTGTGTCCAACCTTATTGTGTATCTGATTCAAGAATTCAACGTTAAGAGTATCAGTGCTGCTAAAATTTTCAATGTGGTCAACGGCTGCGTCTCCATATTTCCTGTTGCTGGAGCCATCATTGCTGATTCCTATCTGGGATGTTACTCTGTCGTCTGGATATCTTCCCTCATCTCATCTCTG GGCATGTTGTTAATATCACTGACAGCAGCGTTTAGTAAATTGAGACCTCCGCATTGCGAAAATGGATCCAACCTCTGCAGAAGCCCATCAGAGTTCCAATTTGCAGTGCTTTATATCAGTTTGGCTCTAGCATCTATAGGGATGGCCGGGACCCGATTCACTGTCGGACCAATGGGAGCAAATCAATTTGATAAACCAAAGTATCAAGGGATTTTCTTTAATTGGTACATTTTTGTAATGTACATATCCACTGCGGTATGCTCCACGGCAATTGTGTACATTCAAGATAATGTCAGTTGGGCATGGGGGTTTGGCATTTGTTTTGCTGGAAATGTAATTGGATTAGTACTATTTTTAGCTGGCAGTGGTTTCTATCATCGTATCAAGCCACACGGGAGCCCTTTTGCCAGCTTGGGTCGAGTTATTGTCGCAGCTACTAGAAAAAGGAATTTGCTGCTCTCACTAAAGAGTGAAGATTATTGCCAAGACCACAGAAATATGACCTTCAttatgcctacaaaatttttcag ATTCTTAAACCGTGCAGCGTTGAAAACTGAAGGAGACGCCGAGCTGGCTGGTTCCATTAGGAAATCCTGGCGACTATGCACTGTGAAAGAAGTAGAAGATTTCAAAAGCCTAATCAAAATGCTACCACTCTGGTCAAGTGCTTTGCTCGTCGCCGTCCCTCTTGTCATCCAATTGAGTATGGTAATCATCCAGGCTCTAACAATGGACCGTCATATTGGAGCTCATTTTAAAATTCCAGCAGGTACCATGCCAGTCTTCATATCCATATCCACATGCATCACCATATTTTTCCTAGATCGACTCCTATTTCCGGTATGGGAGAAGTTCACTCACCGGCCAATCACCACCCTGCAGCGGGTTGGAATTGGGCATTTGCTCGACGTTCTTAGCATGGCTGTTTTAGCCCTGGTGGAGGCAAAGAGGCTGAAGACAGTGCAGCTTCATAACATTGAAGGCCACGATAATGCTGTGGTACCAATGTCAGTCTTTTGGCTTGTGCCATCACTAGCTCTTGCTGGTATTGGAGAAGCCTTTCATTTTCCGGGTCATATTTCATTTTATTACCAAGAATTTCCAGCATCCCTGAAAAGTACATCAACTGCAGTAGTTGCATTGTCTATTGGCATTGGCTTTTACATGGGCAATGCATTGATCGACCTTGTTAGAAAGACAACAGATTGGCTTCCTGATAACATAAACAGAGGGAGACTAGATAATGTGTACTGGCTGATTACTATACTGGGAGGCCTCAACTTCTGTTATTTTCTTGGATGTGCCTGTTTGTACAAGTATCAAAATGTTGAAAACTCAACGGATGCCTCtgtaaatgaaaaataa
- the LOC113774824 gene encoding protein NRT1/ PTR FAMILY 2.6-like, with translation MACLTLSASGWVNNIILYLITEFNFKIIDAAKSFNVISGCMALFPILGAVIADSFIGCFSVIWISSIINLLVIMLNPLFTFHHETSRSAAIVAATVVIYVRDDVSWAWGFGICVAANVLAIAKRKLLLSDKTQDFYSENSDDAGKEPVAAAPTESFKFLNPAALLTQSATEEDGSIKKSWKLCTVQQSSLTVIPALTMDRHFGPNFKIPPASIMVFTLLSAISLPLIDRLSDPIWQKISIPPLTLLQKIGIGHVLTILSMAISALVESTRLRLSKAHNLHSTVPMVPMSVFWLIPQLILVGIVEALSFPAQASLFYQEFPASLKSTSTAMAAMLVGMAFYLSAALIDLFRRVTNWLPDNINQGRLDNVYWMLVAIGGVNFVYYLVCTWFYKSNQPEEE, from the exons ATGGCTTGCTTGACCCTATCAGCATCTGGATGGGTAAACAACATTATTCTTTACCTGATCACTGAGTTTAACTTCAAGATTATCGATGCTGCAAAAAGCTTTAATGTCATCAGTGGTTGCATGGCACTATTTCCTATCCTTGGAGCTGTAATTGCTGATTCTTTCATAGGCTGCTTCTCCGTCATATGGATTTCTTCTATCATCAATTTGCTGGTAATAATGCTTAATCCTTTATTCACTTTCCACCATGAAACAAGTAGAAG TGCTGCAATTGTCGCTGCAACGGTAGTTATCTATGTTCGAGATGATGTGAGTTGGGCATGGGGGTTTGGCATATGTGTCGCTGCCAACGTGCttg CAATTGCCAAGAGGAAGCTCCTGTTATCGGataaaactcaagatttttaTAGTGAGAATAGTGATGATGCAGGCAAAGAACCAGTGGCTGCAGCACCTACTGAATCCTTCAA GTTCCTGAATCCTGCAGCACTCCTAACCCAGTCAGCTACTGAAGAAGATGGATCAATCAAGAAATCATGGAAGTTATGTACGGTTCAACAA TCAAGCTTAACAGTAATTCCGGCCCTCACCATGGACCGTCACTTTGGACCAAACTTCAAAATCCCACCGGCATCAATAATGGTTTTCACACTGCTTTCAGCAATATCACTCCCATTGATAGACCGGTTGTCCGACCCCATATGGCAAAAAATCAGCATCCCACCACTCACACTACTTCAAAAGATAGGAATTGGCCATGTACTGACCATTCTAAGCATGGCCATCTCAGCTTTGGTAGAATCAACGCGTCTTCGACTAAGTAAAGCTCATAACTTGCACTCCACTGTTCCTATGGTGCCCATGTCGGTTTTCTGGTTAATTCCACAGCTTATTCTTGTGGGCATTGTTGAAGCGTTATCTTTTCCAGCTCAAGCTTCATTATTTTACCAAGAATTTCCTGCATCTTTGAAGAGCACCTCAACCGCCATGGCTGCAATGCTTGTTGGCATGGCATTTTACTTGAGCGCTGCCCTTATTGATCTCTTCCGGAGAGTAACAAATTGGTTACCTGATAATATTAATCAGGGAAGGCTAGACAATGTATACTGGATGCTGGTTGCGATTGGTGGAGTGAATTTCGTTTATTATCTTGTTTGTACTTGGTTCTACAAGTCCAATCAGCCAGAAGAGGAATAG